Within Pseudomonas sp. LBUM920, the genomic segment TGTACGGCAGCAGCGCCATCGGCGGCGCGGTGAGCTACTTCACCCTCGACCCGGACGACATCATCAAGCCCGGCCAGGACGTCGGCGCCCGTTTGAAAACCGGCTACAGCTCCGCCGACGACAGCTGGCTGACCTCCGGCACCGTTGCCGGCCGCGTGCAGAACTTCGACGGTTTGCTGCACTTGAGCCAGCGCAATGGCCATGAAATGGAATCCTACAACGGCAACAACGCCACCGGCCTGGCCCGCACCGGTGCCAACCCGGAGGACGCGCGCACCACCAATATCCTGGCCAAATTGGGCTGGAACTATGGCGATGACAACCGACTGGGCCTGACCTACGAGAAGTTCAAGGATGACCGCGACGTTAACCTGAAAAACGCCGTGGGCGGCCCGTTCATCGGTGGTCGAGGAATGAATTTGTACCGTGCCCGCTCGGGCAACGACACCATCACTCGCGAGCGCTTCGGCCTGGAAAACACCTTTGCCCTGGAGTCGCCGATGGCCGATCGCATCAAGACCAGCCTGAACTACCAGATCGCCAAGACCGACCAGACCACCGCCGAAATCTACCAGGCGGGTCGTCGCGTATTACGCACCCGTGACACGCTATACGAAGAAAAACAGTGGGTTTTCGACGCCCAACTGGACAAGGCTTTCAACATCGGTGAAACCGATCACCAAGTGACCTATGGCACCACACTCAAACAGCAGAAAGTCACCGGCTCGCGCGAAGGCTCGGCCTCCTGCCTCGCCGTCGGCTCGGGTTGCACGGCCATCGGCGCCCCCAGCCCGCAAGCCAGCGACAGCGTGAAAAAATCCAGCGACTTCCCGGACCCGACCATCAACACCTACTCGCTGTTCGCCCAGGACCAGATCACCTGGAACAAATGGACCTTCCTGCCGGCAGTGCGCTATGACTACACCCAGCTCAAACCCAAGCTGACCCAGGAATTCCTCAACACCGTAAACCCGACCGGCACCTACCCGGTCAGCGACAAAGAAAAAACCTGGCACCGTGTAACGCCCAAGTTCGGCCTGACCTATGCGCTGACCGATCAATACACCTGGTTCGGTCAATACGCCGAGGGTTTCCGCACGCCATCGGCCAAGGCGCTCTATGGTCGCTTTGAAAACCTCAACCTGGGCTACACCGTCGAGCCAAACCCGAACCTCAAGCCGGAAACCAGCAAGGGCATCGAAACCGGGATTCGCGGTCATTTCGACGAGGGCTCTTTCGACATCGCGGTGTTCTACAACAAGTACCGCGACTTTATCGACGAAGACGCCTCGGTCGCCGGCGGCGACATACAAACCTTCGAAGCCAACAACATCAAGCACGCCACCATCAAAGGGGTAGAAGCCAAGGGCCGTCTGAACCTCGACGCGTTCGGCGCACCGCAAGGCCTCTACACCCTGGGCTCGGTCGGTTACACCTACGGCCGCAACGACGACAACGGCGAGCCGCTCAACAGCGTCAACCCGCTTAAGGGCGTGTTCGGCCTGGGCTACGAGCAAGAGCAATACGGCGCGCTCGTCAGCTGGACGCTGGTGAAGAAACAGAACCGCGTCGACGGCACCACCTTCCACGCACCGGATGGCAGCACCAGTGCGCCGTTCAAAACGCCCGGCTTCGGCATCGTCGACCTGACCGGTTACTACAAAGTCACCCACGATGTGACCATCAACGGCGGCCTCTACAACCTCACCGACAAGAAGTACTGGAACTGGGATGACGTGCGCAGCTACGACGGCGTCGGCGAAGCCGGCGTGACAGCGCCCGCCAACCTCGACCGCCTGACCCAGCCCGGCCGCAACTTCACGATCAACCTGATCTGGGACATCTGACAGCACCACACCCAAATGCCGTCTCCTTACCTCGCCGGAATTTCACCGGCGAGGTGAGGATTTTTTACTGTGCCGCGTCTTCTTGTTCGTCTAGTTGATAACAGCTCTCTTTAGGGCACCCAGGCGCTACTCTTCTCAAGGACTTTTTTCGATGACCGCTTCCCCTACCGCAGAACGCCCAAGCCTGCGCTCCCAGCGCCTGAACCAGATCACCAACGAGCCCCACACCAAGCTCGATGCGCTGGTCAAAGCCCACGCCCCATTCGAAACCCAAGCCAACTTCGCCCGCTTCGTGGTCGCCCAGTACCTGTTCCAATCGGAACTGGTGGCCCTGTACAACGACCCTGAGCTGATCAAGATCGTCCCTGACCTGGCTGAACGCTGCCGCGCCGAAGCCGCCAAGCTGGACCTCGGCGACCTGGACACCGAAGTGCCTGCACCGGTCGCCGGCGCTGTTAAGAACCCGAGCAAGGCCGAAGCCCTGGGCTGGCTGTTCGTCTCCGAGGGCTCCAAGCTGGGCGCCGCGTTCCTGATCAAACGCGCCGTGGGCCTGGGCCTGAGCGAAACCTTCGGAGCCCGTCACCTCGGCGAGCCGGCCGGTGGTCGCGCCGAGGGCTGGAAGCGCTTTACCCGCACCCTCGACGGCCTGGCATTCAGCGCTGAAGAAGAAGCGGCGGTAGAAAAAGGTGCGATCGACGCGTTTGTACGCTTCACCGTGCTGCTGGAACAGGCGTACGCTAGCGCCCCTGAATTGGCCTGACTGCTGGAATGCGATTAAACATGTGGGAGCGGGCTTGCTCGCGAAAGCGGTGTGTCAGTCGACATATACATGACTGAACCACCGCCTTCGCGAGCAAGCCCGCTCCCACAGTTGTATCTCATTTCAAACTGATTTTTTGTGATCACCCAACCTATGACCGGCAAAACCCAATCCACCTCAAAAATCGCGCAGATCCTCTTCGGCCTGCTGGCCTACGTCAGCCTGGGCATTGGGTTGGTGGCGATTGTTATACCGGGTTTGCCCACCACCGAATTCATCCTGCTCGCCGCCTGGGCCGCGACCAAAAGCTCGCCGCGCCTGAGTGCCTGGCTGGAAAACCACCGGCTGTTCGGGCCGATCCTGTTCAATTGGCGCAACGGCAAGATCATCGCCCGCCGTGCCAAAGTCAGCGCCACTGTCAGCATGCTGCTGTGCGCCGGTTTGATGCTGGTGATGCTCGATCATGGCTGGCCGATCTACCTGGCGTTCGCCGGCATGAGCCTGGGCAACCTGTGGATCTGGTCACGCCCGGAACGGCTTGCAGCGCTCGTAGGGCGCGACGTGTAGTCTTTTTCCTACCGCTCATCGTCTTTCTCTCATGAAACAACTCGTTACGCCGATGTTTCGGACATAGCGCCGAATGGACTTGGCTCGCCCTGCTTGCAGGTCAACAAGTCCAATCGCGAGTGAACCTATGTTCGACACCCTCTCTATCCGCTTGAAAATCGTGCTGCTGTCCGGCCTCTGCCTGTTGGGGGTGATTGCACTGGTCGTCGGCGTCAACCTTTACGAGGCCGATCAGAACAACCGACTGGTCAGCGATTCAAGCTCGCGAATGCTCACCCAGAGTGTGCAGAACCTGTTGCAAGCCAAGGCCGGCGAACAGGCGGTACAGCTGCAGAAAACCTTTGGCGAAAGCCTGGTGGTGGTCACCGCACTGGCCGACCAGATCAAGGGCCTGCGCACCACCGCCGCCAAGCGCGGGCTGGAAGCGGGTGCACTGCGTGAAGAACTCAACCAGAGCCTCAAGACCGCCTTCGAGCGCAACACCAAGGTGCTGGGAATCTGGCTGTCGTTCGAACCCAATGGCCTGGATGGCAAGGACAGCGAGTTTGTCGACGACAAGGCCCGCGTCTCGAATGAAAAAGGTCGCTTTTCCAGCTACTGGAGCCGCGCCGCCGGTGAAGGCCTGAACACGGTGATGGTCGAGGACGACCTGACCAAGACCACCCCGAATCTCAGCGGCACGCCCTACAACATTTGGTACACCTGCCCACGGGACACGCGCACTGTTTGCCTGCTTGACCCGTACTCCGACGACGTGGCCGGCAAGCAGGTGCTGATGACCACCCTCTCGCTGCCGTTGATCGTCGACGGCAAGGTCATCGGCGTGGTTGGCGTGGACCTGGCCCTCAACACCCTGCAGGCGGTGACCGACGCAGCACAAAAAGAACTCTTCGACGGCGCCGCGCACCTGGAAATTCTCTCCAGCACCGGCTTGATCGCGGCCTACAGCGGCGAGCCGGCGCGGGTCGGCAAAAACCTGATCGACACCCTGGGCGCCGAGGGCAAAGAGATTGTGCAATTGCTGGCCAACGACACGCGCACTCTCCGCGAGCAAGACGACACGATCCGCGCCGTGTACCCGGTCAAACCGATTGCCGACGCCAAGTCCTGGGGCATCGTGATCAAACTGCCCAAGAACGTGATGCTGGCGGACACCCTGAAACTGCAAGGCGTCCTCGACAACGCCCAGCAAGCCGGCACGCTCAAGGCCTTGCTGGTCGGCGCCGCCGCCGCATTGCTGGGCCTGGTGCTGATCTGGCTGACCGCCACCGGCGTAACCCGCCCGATCAACACCGTGGCCGCGATGCTCAAGAACATCGCCAGTGGCGAAGGCGATCTTACCCAGCGTCTGACTTACGCCAAGAAAGACGAACTGGGCGAACTGGCGAACTGGTTCAACCGCTTTCTCGACAAGCTGCAACCGACCATCGCGCAGATCAAACAAAGCATCACCGAAGCGCGTGGCACGGCTGATCAGTCATCAGCCATTGCTCGCCAGACCAGCGAAGGCATGCAGGTGCAGTTCCGCGAAATCGACCAGGTTGCCACGGCGTCCAATGAAATGAGCGCCACCGCCCACGACGTGGCCAACAGCGCGTCCAACGCTGCCAGCGCGGCACGCGGGGCGGACCAGTCGGCGCGCGAGGGCATGTCGATCATTGAGCAGAGCACCCGCGACATCACCACCCTCGCCGAAGAAGTCAGCAAGGCCGTGAGCGAGGTCGAGGCCTTGGCGGTGAACAGCGAGCAGATCGGTTCGGTGCTGGAAGTGATCCGCAGCATTGCCGAGCAGACCAACCTGCTGGCCCTCAACGCCGCCATCGAAGCGGCACGCGCCGGGGAAAGCGGACGTGGGTTTGCGGTGGTGGCCGACGAAGTGCGCAACCTGGCCAAACGCACACAGGATTCGGTGGAAGAAATTCGCCTGGTGATCGAGCGCATCCAGAGCGGCACCCGTGGCGTGGTGGCCACCATGCACTCCAGCCAGCACCAGGCCCAAAGCAATGCCGGGCAGATCCATCAGGCCGTGCAAGCGCTGGGCAAGATCAGCGACGCGGTCACAGTCATCAGCGACATGAACCTGCAAATCGCCAGCGCCGCCGAGCAGCAGAGCGCCGTGGCCGAAGAGGTCAATCGCAATGTCTCGGCAATCCGTACCGTGACTGAAACCCTCACCGGCCAGGCCACCGAGTCGGCGGCCATCAGCAGCCAACTGAATGCCTTGGCCAGCCAGCAGATGAAGCTGATGGATCAGTTCAAGGTGTAACACCGAATCTAAAGCCAATGAGGAGCAAATGTGGGAGCGGGCTTGCTCGCGAATGGGGTGTGACAGTCACTGGATGTATTGACTGATCCATCGCATTCGCGAGCAAGCCCGCTCCCACATTTAGATCACCGTTGGCCTACAGACCAGGCCACGCCTGAACAAACGCCGCCACATCTTCTTTCTGCGCAGTGCGCGGCGGGTTCTGCGGCGTGCCCAGATAAAGGAAGCCAATCACTTCCTCATCCGCCGTCAGCCCCAGGCCTTTGGCCACGTGCGCCGAGTAGGACAGCTCGCCCGTGCGCCACACCGCGCCGATCCCCTGTGCATAAGCTGCCAGCAGAATACCGTGGGCCGCACACGCAGCCGCCAGCAGTTGCTCGGACTTTGGCACCTTGAAGTGTTCTTGCAGGCGGGCAATCACCACCACCACCAACGGCGCGCGCAGCGGGCCATTCTGCGCTTTGTCGATGGCGGCTTGCGGGGCGTCGGCGTCTTGCAGGCGCGCCGCTTCGGCCAGCAGCGTGCCCATCTGCTCGCGGGCTGCGCCTTCGACGGTGAGAAAACGCCAAGGGCGCAACTGGCCGTGGTCCGGTGCACGCATGGCGGCGGCGAACAGCACATCGCGCTGCTCCTGGGTCGGTGCCGGTTCCAGCAAACGCGGCACGGAAACACGGTTGAGCAAAGCGTCGAGAGCCTGCATTGGCCACCTCCAGAGAAAAATGTGCGGCCATTCTAGCGGGAATGAATCGGATTCGACCAAACGATAATTGCTCTTATTCATTGAGCCCCGCCCTGTTAGACTTTGCGGCCTAATTTTGGCCATCGCTTCAGGAAACTTGATGTTCGGTTCGCTTTTTCGCCTGTCCGCAGCGTTGATGGCCTTGAGCCTGACAGCCTGCGATGACGCCCCACGTTTCACCAAGGCCGAGCCCGGTGAAGCGCGAGCCGGCGGCGCGACGACGGTGAACAAGCGCGACCAGAACGCCTTTTCCCTGCCCTCGGCCAACCTGGCACCGACCCGCCGCCTGGACTTCAGCGTCGGCAACAGCTTTTTCCGCAGCCCGTGGGTGATCGCGCCGTCCACCACCACCGCGCGCGACGGCTTGGGCCCGTTGTTCAACACCAACGCCTGCCAGAACTGCCACATCAAGGACGGCCGGGGTCACCCACCGCTGCCCGACGCGCCCAATGCGGTGTCGATGCTGGTGCGCCTGTCGATTCCCGTGCCGATGACAGCGCCTGCGCCCTACGCCAAACTCATCGAGCAGCTCGGCGTAGTGCCCGAGCCGGTCTACGGCGGGCAATTGCAGGACATGGCCGTGCCGGGCGTGGCGCCGGAAGGCAAGGTGCGCGTGGATTACACACCGGTCAACGTGACGTTCAAGGACGGCACCGTGGTCGAGCTGCGCAAGCCCGACCTGCACATCACCCAGCTCGGCTACGGCCCGATGCATCCGGATACACTTTTCTCGGCGCGCATCGCCCCGCCCATGATCGGCCTGGGCTTGCTCGAAGCCATCAGCGACGCCGATGTGTTGCGCAACACCGACCCGAAAACGGCCGACAAAGAAGCCCTCGTCGGCCGCGCCAATTGGGTGTGGGATGACGCCCGGCAAAAAACCGTGCTCGGGCGCTTTGGCTGGAAAGCCGGGCAACCCAACCTCAATCAACAAAATGTTCACGCGTTTTCTGGTGATATGGGCCTCACCACGTCCCTGAGACCCTTTGATGACTGCACCGACGCCCAAGTCGCCTGCAAACAGGCCCCCAACGGCAATGGCCCCGATGGCGAGCCGGAAGTCAGCGATAACATCCTGCGCCTGGTGCTGTTCTACACCCGCAACCTCGCCGTGCCGGTGCGCCGTGGCGTCAACACGCCGCAGGTACTGGCCGGGAAAAACCTGTTCTACCAGGCCGGTTGCCAGGGCTGCCACAAACCCACGTTCACCACGGCCGCAGGCGCCGCCGAACCCGAACTGGCCAACCAGGTGATTCGCCCCTACAGCGACCTGCTGTTGCACGACATGGGCGCAGGCCTGGCCGACAACCGCAGCGAATTCAAGGCCGGTGGCCGCGACTGGCGCACCCCGCCGTTGTGGGGCATTGGCCTGACGCAGACCGTCAGTGGCCACACCCAGTTTTTACATGATGGCCGCGCCCGCAATCTGCTCGAAGCCGTGCTGTGGCATGGCGGTGAAGCACAAGCGGCGCAGCAGCATGTGCTGTCCTTTAATGCCGAGCAGCGTGCCGCGTTGCTGGCGTTCCTGAATTCTTTATAAGCTTTGCCGCACTTACAGAAGGGAGCTCGACATGTTTCGTCCCAAGTTGTTGTTCACCAGCCTGGCCGCCCTCGCCCTCGGCGCCTGCTCGCCGCAGGACCCGCAAGCGGTGACCTCGGCGGCTATCGCCAAGCAAGTGATCCTGCCGACCTACAGCCGTTGGGTTGAAGCCGACCGCCAACTGGCCGTCAGCGCCCTCGCCTACTGCCAGGGCAAAGAAAGCCTGGAGACCGCCCGCGCCGACTTCCTCCACGCGCAAAAAGCCTGGGCCGAGCTGCAACCGCTGCTGATCGGCCCGCTGGCCGAGGGCAACCGTTCGTGGCAAGTGCAGTTCTGGCCGGACAAGAAAAACCTGGTCGGCCGCCAAGTCGAACAACTGGTCACCGCCCAGCCGCAGATCGATGGCGCGGCCCTGGCCAAGTCCAGCGTGGTGGTACAAGGCCTGTCGGCCTACGAATACATCCTCTACGACGCCAAGACCGACGTCGCCGACGAGGCCCAGAAAGCCCGCTACTGCCCGCTGCTGGTCGCCATCGGCGAGCGCCAGAAAGCCTTGGCTGAAGAGATCCTGGCGAGCTGGAACAGCACCGACGGCATGCTCGCGCAGATGACCAAGTTTCCCAACCAGCGCTACGCCGATTCCCACGAAGCCATCGCGGACCTGCTGCGCGTGCAAGTCACTGCGCTGGACACGCTGAAGAAAAAACTCGGCACGCCGATGGGTCGCCAGACCAAGGGCATCCCGCAACCGTTCCAGGCCGATGCGTGGCGCAGCCAGTCGTCCCTGCAAAGCCTGGAAGCCAGCCTGGCTGCGGCCCAGACCGTGTGGGCCGGCGTCGACAACAAAGGCCTGCGTGGCTTGTTGCCGTCAGAGCAGAAGCCGTTGGCCGACAAGATCGATGCCGCCTACGCCGCGTCTTTGAAGCTGTTCGCCAGCAATCAGCGCACGCTCAACGAACTGTTGGCCGACGACGCCGGCCGCCAGCAACTCAACGACATTTATGACAGCCTCAACGTGGTCCACCGCCTGCACGAAGGCGAGTTGGCCAAAGCGCTGGGCATCCAACTGGGCTTTAACGCCAACGACGGTGACTGATGATGCTCAGGCGACAGGCTTTGGCGGTGGGCAGTGTGCTGCTCAGCGCACTCACGTTGGGCGGTTGGACGCTGTTCAAGCAGAAGGGCTCAACAAGCCCGTTGCTGCTCTCGGCGCGTGATGATTCCGATGGCAAGCACTACGCCGTGGGCTATCACCTGGACGGCAAGCAGGTGTTTGCCACCCAGGTCGGTCAGCGCTGCCACGACATCATCAACCACCCGACGCTGCCAATTGCGCTGTTTGTCGCCCGTCGCCCGGGCACTGAGAGTTACCTGATCAACCTGCGTGATGGCGCGTTGCTGCAGACCATCATGTCGAATGCCAATCGCCATTTCTATGGGCATGCGGTGATTCACAAGAGCGGCGACTGGTTGTATGCCACCGAGAACGACACGTCCGACCCGGGCCGTGGGTTGCTGGGTGTGTATAAGTTCGAGGGCGAACGGCTGGTGCACAGCGGCGAGATGTCGACCCACGGTATCGGGCCGCACCAAGTGTCGTGGATGCCCGACGGGGAAACCCTGGTGGTGGCCAACGGCGGGATCCGTACCGAGGCGGAAAGCCGGGTTGAGATGAACCTCAATGCGATGGAGCCGAGCCTGGTATTGATGCACCGCGATGGCCGGTTGATCAGCAAGGAAACCCTGGGCCAGCAGATGAACAGCGTGCGTCATATGGGGATTGCCGACGACGGCACTATTCTCACGGGGCAGCAGTTCATGGGGCCGTCTCAGGAGCGGTCCGAGTTGCTGGCGATCAAACGACCGGGGCAGCCGTTTGTGGCGTTCCCGGTGGCGGATGAGCAACTGCAGGCGATGGGGCATTACACCGCCAGCGTCGCCGTGCACAGTGAATTACGCCTGGTGGCGCTGACGGCGCCGCGCGGCAATCGCTTTTTTATCTGGAACATGGACAGCGGCGAGCTGCATCTGGATGGGCCTTTGCCCGACTGTGCCGGCGTGGGTGCGGTAGCGGACGGGTTTGTGGTGACTTCAGGCCAGGGACGCTGCCGCTTCTACGACTGTCGCCAGAAGCAGTTGGTGGCTAAACCGTTGGAGCTGCCGTCAGGATTTTGGGATAACCATCTGCATGTGATTTGAAATCGACACCTGTGCGTGACTGCGGTGACGGACAGGTGCTGCGGCCCAAATCAACAGGCAAAAAAAAGGCCTCGCATCGCAAGGCCCTTTTCGGGGGTTTGAATCTATTCAACGCTTTATTCAGCTCTGCGGCCTCATGCCCTGAGACATCCCGAACATGAACAACAACAACTCATGATCAGGCTTGACCGCCACACTCGCCTTGGCGATGCGCGGTAACGGACACTGCCCGCCCCCTTGCACCGCACTGAGCACTTGTGTCCGAGGCAGCTCCCAGGCAGCCAGCGCCAGGGCTGAAATGCCCAACGCGCCGACCAGGAACAAACCTCGTGCTATTTCTAGCTTCATCTGGTTAAACCCTTGATAGCGCTGCCAAACGCCGTCTCGTAAAAGTAGCTGAGTTTTTTCCAGTCGGTATCGCTCCACGACGAATGGCGCCGCAGTTGCAGCATGTCATGGGACGCCGCCCGATAAGCGGTCAAACGCTGCCGGCATTTTTCAAAATCCAGCAACGCCACTTCTACTTTGGCCGAATCGCCTTCCCCGGTTACGCGTACGAACACGTGCTTGATGTACAGGCAGCCATGCTGCCAGCGGCCCTTGTGCATACGTGCCAGGGTGCCCGCCAATTCCTTGAGCAGGCGCTCATGCACCGCCTCACCGTATTGCTCACGACCACCGGCGGCGTACCAGTTTTCGATTTCGTCGAAACCGTCGAGCGACGCCGTCACCAACAACGCTTTCCATTGATGCTCAGGGTCGCGACGTGCCTCGCAGAACACCAGCTCCGGCACGCGTACGTTCAATGAACGCAAACCCCTGAGGGCATCACGCTCACGCAGTACGGTGGGGCGCCCAAACGGGTGAAGCCAGCTGCGGTAGATGTGACCGGTCTGGCGTTTGCTGTAAAGCAAGCGGCCGTTGGGGCTCATCACGCGTTGCACACCACTTTCACCTCCACGTCGGCGATTGGGTTCTTCAACCCACTCGCCCTGCAGGCGCCAGAAAAAATCGAATCGTTCCTCGGGAGCTACATGACTGCCTACTACGCACTCAACTGCCATCCTGTTACCTCTTACGCAATACATATACTCGCCACATGGCGTAGAGCGGTATGAAGTCCAGGGATTCCTGAACACGGAAACCGGCCTGCTCAAACTCTGCCTCGACAGTAGCAGCCGGTAACACAAACCGGTTTTGGTAACCTTCCTGCTCACCTCTGTTGCGACGTTTCACTTCGGCGCGTTTGCGTTTCCAGGCCTTGAAATTGCCATCCACCCACAGCGAAATAATCACGCTGTCGCGGGTAACCCGCTGAAATTCTCGCAGTATTGTCATCCTGTGCGCCGGATCACCAATGTGATGCATCAAGCGCATGCAGAAAATACTGTCGACCGAGTTATCCGGCAAATCGATATCAAAGGCAGAAGTCTGCAAAGGTCGTACCCGTTTCACCACGTCCGCTGGCTGAGCAACGGTCGCAACCTTGAGCATCGACGCTGAATTATCGGCGCCGATAATCACACGGTTGGGTTTCTCAGCCAACAGCGGCCAGAAGCGCCCGGCGCCGCACGGCAGGTCCAACACCAGGCCAGGTTCGCCGGCCATGGCCAGCGCACCCCGCGCCAATTGCTCGTCGCGTTTGTGGGACAACCGGCGAGCCAGATTGTCCTGATGCTTGAGCAAATAATTTTGCGCGTGCTGATCGTCGTACTTTTCAGAAAAATCGAGCTTGATCGGGGTAGACATCAACGGATCTCCAGTAGCTGATGCCTACAACCTTATGCAGCGAACTGTGATCAACAGGTCAACCCGTTGTGAAAAACTTGTCCTGTCCAATCTCATACATTTCAAGACTTTACAGACACAAGCAATAGCATGGGGCCATCTTCGCCGATTTACGGTGATGTCTGGCAGGATAACGGCAAGGGTGAGTGTCAGGGATTGACCTGACTCAACTGCACGTGGAAACGACAGCCGTTGGGTTCCATCGTGCTGAGACTGACCGTCCAACCCTGGTTTTCACAAATACGCTGCACCAGCGATAATCCCAGGCCAAGCCCTTCGCCGCGCTTTTCGCTGCCACGCACGAACGGCTCGAACATCGCCTCACGCTTGTCTTCGGGAATCCCTACACCGGTGTCCTCCACCACAAAACCATTGGGTTCGAGGGTCAGGCGGATGAAGCCCTGTTCGGTGTAATGCAGGGCATTGCGCAACAGGTTGCCCATAACGGCGTGGAGAAAAGTGGTGTTGTAGCGCGCGTCCGAAGGGTTGCCTGGCTGGTAGATCAACGCCAGGCCCTTGCGCTCGATCGGCTCGCGCCAGATGCCGAGCAAATCGTCCGCCACCTGCGGCAGCGTTACCTGCGGCGACATGGCCGCTTCATCGTGTTCGGCACGGGCCAGCATCAGGAAGGTCTGCACCAGCTCGCGCATTTCTTCGCAGGCACGCGCGATACGCTCAACCTGATTGCGGCCGCGCTGATCGATCGCCGGATTTTCCAGCAGCAGTTCGCAGGAACTGGCCAGCACCATCAAAGGCGTGCGCAATTCATGGCTGACGTCACTGGTGAACAATTGCTCGCGTGATAACGCCTGTCGCAGACGCCCCAGTGTGGCATCGAAGGCCACGGCCAGTTCGCCGACTTCATCCGCCGCATAATCGGGTGCCAGCGGTGGCGCCAGGCCCAGCAACTGGTCGCGATGACGCACCTGCCGAGCGAGCCGCACCACCGGCGCCATCACTTTGCGCGCCAGCACCCAACCGAGGAACACCGCCAGCGCCAGGCTGAGCACGAAGCCCACCAGCACCACGGCAAATAGAACCCGCTCGCGTTCCTCGAAATCGCTTTGGTCCTGAAGCAGGACATACCGACGGCCATCCACCACTTCGACCATGGCGTGGTAAGACAGCGCCTCGCGGAACACCTCATGAAACCCGGGTTCCAGGTGCCGCAAATCCTTGGGCAGCTCGAAATCCCCACGCCCGCCACTGAAATAGAACAGTTGGTCGGGCTCTGGCCGGTGGCTCCAGTCCTCGACGCTGTCCATCAACAGCAGCCGTTGCAAGTCGCCGCCCAAGCCTGCCGAAATCAGTTTTTCTTCTACCAGGTGCACAGTCGCAACGATGCCCATGGCGAACGCCCCCGCCACCAACGCACTCATCAAGGCAAAGGCGATGATGATCCGCTGGGCAAGGCTTTGCTTAAACTCCATCACGACCCTCGGCCAGGCGATAACCCACACCGTGCACGGTTTGCAACAGCGGCTTGGCGAAGGGCTTATCGATCACTTGGCGCAATTGGTGGACGTGGCTGCGCAGGCTGTCGCTGTCGGGGCAGTCATCGCCCCACAAGGCCTCCTCGAGAATTTCGCGACGCAGCACATGTGGGCTTTTTTGCATCAACACCGCAAGCAACTTCAGGCCCACAGGGTTGAGTTTGAGCAGGCGCCCTTCGCGGGTGACTTCCAGGGTATCGAGGTCGTAGCTCAAGTCGCCGACTTGCAGGGCGCGGCGGCCGCCACCCTGGGCACGGCGCAGCACGGCTTCAATGCGGGCGGCCAACTCCGACAGCGCGAACGGCTTGAGCAAGTAATCATCGGCGCCGGACTTGAAGCCCTGCAGCCGGTCAT encodes:
- a CDS encoding NAD(P)H nitroreductase; the encoded protein is MQALDALLNRVSVPRLLEPAPTQEQRDVLFAAAMRAPDHGQLRPWRFLTVEGAAREQMGTLLAEAARLQDADAPQAAIDKAQNGPLRAPLVVVVIARLQEHFKVPKSEQLLAAACAAHGILLAAYAQGIGAVWRTGELSYSAHVAKGLGLTADEEVIGFLYLGTPQNPPRTAQKEDVAAFVQAWPGL
- a CDS encoding di-heme oxidoredictase family protein, with amino-acid sequence MFGSLFRLSAALMALSLTACDDAPRFTKAEPGEARAGGATTVNKRDQNAFSLPSANLAPTRRLDFSVGNSFFRSPWVIAPSTTTARDGLGPLFNTNACQNCHIKDGRGHPPLPDAPNAVSMLVRLSIPVPMTAPAPYAKLIEQLGVVPEPVYGGQLQDMAVPGVAPEGKVRVDYTPVNVTFKDGTVVELRKPDLHITQLGYGPMHPDTLFSARIAPPMIGLGLLEAISDADVLRNTDPKTADKEALVGRANWVWDDARQKTVLGRFGWKAGQPNLNQQNVHAFSGDMGLTTSLRPFDDCTDAQVACKQAPNGNGPDGEPEVSDNILRLVLFYTRNLAVPVRRGVNTPQVLAGKNLFYQAGCQGCHKPTFTTAAGAAEPELANQVIRPYSDLLLHDMGAGLADNRSEFKAGGRDWRTPPLWGIGLTQTVSGHTQFLHDGRARNLLEAVLWHGGEAQAAQQHVLSFNAEQRAALLAFLNSL
- a CDS encoding TonB-dependent receptor; protein product: MSSRFNRRSSSPVLSLLTAAILMASAPVMAATAAEPVARSHGNYNFSIEQQPLVSALNAFTAVTGWQVGLPAELGQGVSSPGARGPLSPEKALDRLLVGTNLSYRKLGTNNIVLEKRAAGSVLNLQQVTISATRNEQDVTSVPSTVTVHDRQELDRQNVNTIRELVRYEPNVSVGGAGTRASNAGYNIRGIDGDRILTQVDGVEVPDNFFNGPYAKTRRNYVDPEIVKRVEILRGPASALYGSSAIGGAVSYFTLDPDDIIKPGQDVGARLKTGYSSADDSWLTSGTVAGRVQNFDGLLHLSQRNGHEMESYNGNNATGLARTGANPEDARTTNILAKLGWNYGDDNRLGLTYEKFKDDRDVNLKNAVGGPFIGGRGMNLYRARSGNDTITRERFGLENTFALESPMADRIKTSLNYQIAKTDQTTAEIYQAGRRVLRTRDTLYEEKQWVFDAQLDKAFNIGETDHQVTYGTTLKQQKVTGSREGSASCLAVGSGCTAIGAPSPQASDSVKKSSDFPDPTINTYSLFAQDQITWNKWTFLPAVRYDYTQLKPKLTQEFLNTVNPTGTYPVSDKEKTWHRVTPKFGLTYALTDQYTWFGQYAEGFRTPSAKALYGRFENLNLGYTVEPNPNLKPETSKGIETGIRGHFDEGSFDIAVFYNKYRDFIDEDASVAGGDIQTFEANNIKHATIKGVEAKGRLNLDAFGAPQGLYTLGSVGYTYGRNDDNGEPLNSVNPLKGVFGLGYEQEQYGALVSWTLVKKQNRVDGTTFHAPDGSTSAPFKTPGFGIVDLTGYYKVTHDVTINGGLYNLTDKKYWNWDDVRSYDGVGEAGVTAPANLDRLTQPGRNFTINLIWDI
- a CDS encoding imelysin family protein, encoding MFRPKLLFTSLAALALGACSPQDPQAVTSAAIAKQVILPTYSRWVEADRQLAVSALAYCQGKESLETARADFLHAQKAWAELQPLLIGPLAEGNRSWQVQFWPDKKNLVGRQVEQLVTAQPQIDGAALAKSSVVVQGLSAYEYILYDAKTDVADEAQKARYCPLLVAIGERQKALAEEILASWNSTDGMLAQMTKFPNQRYADSHEAIADLLRVQVTALDTLKKKLGTPMGRQTKGIPQPFQADAWRSQSSLQSLEASLAAAQTVWAGVDNKGLRGLLPSEQKPLADKIDAAYAASLKLFASNQRTLNELLADDAGRQQLNDIYDSLNVVHRLHEGELAKALGIQLGFNANDGD
- a CDS encoding YbaN family protein, encoding MTGKTQSTSKIAQILFGLLAYVSLGIGLVAIVIPGLPTTEFILLAAWAATKSSPRLSAWLENHRLFGPILFNWRNGKIIARRAKVSATVSMLLCAGLMLVMLDHGWPIYLAFAGMSLGNLWIWSRPERLAALVGRDV
- a CDS encoding biliverdin-producing heme oxygenase, whose product is MTASPTAERPSLRSQRLNQITNEPHTKLDALVKAHAPFETQANFARFVVAQYLFQSELVALYNDPELIKIVPDLAERCRAEAAKLDLGDLDTEVPAPVAGAVKNPSKAEALGWLFVSEGSKLGAAFLIKRAVGLGLSETFGARHLGEPAGGRAEGWKRFTRTLDGLAFSAEEEAAVEKGAIDAFVRFTVLLEQAYASAPELA